A single region of the Lotus japonicus ecotype B-129 chromosome 4, LjGifu_v1.2 genome encodes:
- the LOC130714494 gene encoding probable magnesium transporter NIPA6 isoform X2 has protein sequence MTSTNFTGFILAVVSSAFIGSSFIIKKKGLQLAGVNGVGGYGYLLQPLWWVGMITMIVGEIANFVAYIYAPAVLVTPLGALSIIVSAVLAHFLLEEKLQKMGMLGCLLCIVGSTVIVLHAPEEMSLSSVQEIWELAVQPAFLSYTAAAIAVTLALVLYIAPRFGQTNILVYVGICSVIGSLTVMSVKAIGIAMKLTLEGANQFFYFQTWIFSTVAITCIIIQLNYLNMALDNFNAAVVSPIYYALFTAFTILASLIMFKDYSGQSISSIVSELCGFITVLSGTTVLHSTREPDPPAITDLYTPLSPRVSWYIQGNGEPWKQKEEDVPPINLITIIRQDHFK, from the exons ATGACCTCAACCAATTTCACCGGTTTCATCTTGGCCGTGGTTTCCAGTGCTTTCATCGGCTCCAGCTTCATCATCAAGAAAAAGGGTCTTCAACTCGCCGGTGTTAACG GTGTTGGTGGCTATGGTTACTTGCTTCAACCTCTCTGGTGGGTCGGAATGATTACCA TGATTGTTGGAGAGATAGCGAATTTCGTTGCATACATTTACGCCCCGGCTGTGCTTGTTACTCCACTTGGTGCTTTGAGTATTATTGTTAG TGCTGTCTTAGCGCATTTCCTCTTGGAGGAGAAGCTGCAGAAAATGGGCATGCTGGGGTGTCTTCTATGCATTGTGGGATCTACTGTTATTGTGCTCCATGCTCCTGAAGAGATGTCTCTTAGTTCTGTGCAAGAAATTTGGGAACTGGCCGTTCAACCCG CGTTCCTCTCGTACACGGCCGCAGCCATTGCCGTGACATTGGCTCTTGTTTTGTATATTGCGCCCCGCTTTGGCCAGACTAATATTTTGGTTTATGTTGGAATATGCTCTGTAATTGGGTCCTTAACT GTCATGAGTGTGAAAGCAATTGGCATTGCAATGAAACTTACATTAGAAGGCGCAAACCAGTTTTTCTACTTTCAGACATGGATTTTTTCTACGGTTGCTATTACCTGCATCATTATCCAGCTAAATTACCTTAATATG GCACTGGATAACTTTAATGCAGCAGTTGTTTCTCCAATCTATTATGCATTGTTCACAGCTTTTACAATATTAGCCAGTTTAATCATGTTTAAG GACTATTCTGGTCAAAGTATAAGCAGTATTGTGTCAGAGTTATGTGGTTTCATCACTGTTTTATCTGGAACAACTGTATTGCACAGTACAAGAGAACCGGATCCTCCAGCCATTACAG ATTTATATACACCATTGTCTCCTAGAGTATCATGGTATATCCAAGGCAATGGTGAACCCTGGAAACAGAAAGAGGAAGATGTTCCACCCATTAATTTAATCACAATTATACGGCAAGATCATTTCAAGTGA
- the LOC130714494 gene encoding probable magnesium transporter NIPA6 isoform X3, with the protein MVTCFNLSVIVGEIANFVAYIYAPAVLVTPLGALSIIVSAVLAHFLLEEKLQKMGMLGCLLCIVGSTVIVLHAPEEMSLSSVQEIWELAVQPAFLSYTAAAIAVTLALVLYIAPRFGQTNILVYVGICSVIGSLTVMSVKAIGIAMKLTLEGANQFFYFQTWIFSTVAITCIIIQLNYLNMALDNFNAAVVSPIYYALFTAFTILASLIMFKDYSGQSISSIVSELCGFITVLSGTTVLHSTREPDPPAITDLYTPLSPRVSWYIQGNGEPWKQKEEDVPPINLITIIRQDHFK; encoded by the exons ATGGTTACTTGCTTCAACCTCTCTG TGATTGTTGGAGAGATAGCGAATTTCGTTGCATACATTTACGCCCCGGCTGTGCTTGTTACTCCACTTGGTGCTTTGAGTATTATTGTTAG TGCTGTCTTAGCGCATTTCCTCTTGGAGGAGAAGCTGCAGAAAATGGGCATGCTGGGGTGTCTTCTATGCATTGTGGGATCTACTGTTATTGTGCTCCATGCTCCTGAAGAGATGTCTCTTAGTTCTGTGCAAGAAATTTGGGAACTGGCCGTTCAACCCG CGTTCCTCTCGTACACGGCCGCAGCCATTGCCGTGACATTGGCTCTTGTTTTGTATATTGCGCCCCGCTTTGGCCAGACTAATATTTTGGTTTATGTTGGAATATGCTCTGTAATTGGGTCCTTAACT GTCATGAGTGTGAAAGCAATTGGCATTGCAATGAAACTTACATTAGAAGGCGCAAACCAGTTTTTCTACTTTCAGACATGGATTTTTTCTACGGTTGCTATTACCTGCATCATTATCCAGCTAAATTACCTTAATATG GCACTGGATAACTTTAATGCAGCAGTTGTTTCTCCAATCTATTATGCATTGTTCACAGCTTTTACAATATTAGCCAGTTTAATCATGTTTAAG GACTATTCTGGTCAAAGTATAAGCAGTATTGTGTCAGAGTTATGTGGTTTCATCACTGTTTTATCTGGAACAACTGTATTGCACAGTACAAGAGAACCGGATCCTCCAGCCATTACAG ATTTATATACACCATTGTCTCCTAGAGTATCATGGTATATCCAAGGCAATGGTGAACCCTGGAAACAGAAAGAGGAAGATGTTCCACCCATTAATTTAATCACAATTATACGGCAAGATCATTTCAAGTGA
- the LOC130713894 gene encoding DEAD-box ATP-dependent RNA helicase 27-like has protein sequence MAEPEDNLQSSPMVETENNKKKKEKKNKHDKKRPRDVANEEHAEEEEEQIGNNSDRDGESSKKKKKKKHKVEVEERKEKNNSGSGIMSTESFASLELSEPTSKAIADMGFQFMTQIQARAIPPLLTGKDVLGAARTGSGKTLAFLIPAVELLYKLKFTPRDGAGVVVICPTRELAMQTHAVAMELLKYHSLTHGIVMGGSARRAEAETIARGVNLLIATPGRLLDHLQNTKRFIHNNLKCLMIDEADRILEANFEDEMKQIIKILPKNRQTALFSATQTKKVEDLARLSFQTTPIYIDVDDGRNKVTNEGLQQGYVVVPCAKRFTVLYSFLKRNKSKKVMVFLSSCNSVKFHADLLNLIHMNCSSIHGKQKQQARTTTFFDFCKAETGILLCTDVAARGLDIPAVDWIVQYDPPDEPKEYIHRVGRTARGEGGKGNALLFLIPEELQFLRYLKEAKVPVKEYAYDEKKVANVQSHMENLVANNYYLNKMAKEAYRSYILAYDSHSMKDIFNVHSLDLQAVAASFCFSNPPKVSLNINGSKKRKKMRQVDGSKHGFGHNNPYGSRGNADDQRQFVRY, from the exons ATGGCAGAACCAGAAGACAACCTTCAATCCTCACCTATGGTTGAAACAGAGAAcaacaaaaagaagaaggagaagaagaacaagcACGACAAGAAAAGACCTCGAGATGTTGCTAACGAGGAGCacgcagaagaagaagaggagcagATTGGGAATAACAGTGACAGGGATGGAGAATcgtcaaagaagaagaagaagaagaagcataaaGTGGAAGTggaagagagaaaggagaagaacaATTCTGGGTCTGGAATTATGAGCACTGAATCCTTTGCTTCTCTGGAGTTGTCTGAACCTACTTCTAAGGCCATTGCAGACATGGGATTTCAGTTCATGACTCAG ATTCAAGCTAGAGCAATTCCACCACTTCTTACTGGAAAAGATGTTCTTGGGGCTGCAAGGACCGGTTCTGGAAAAACTCTTGCATTTTTAATTCCTGCTGTGGAGCTTTTGTACAAGCTTAAGTTCACGCCTCGTGATGGAGCTGGTGTCGTTGTGATATGCCCAACTAGAGAGCTTGCAATGCAG ACACATGCGGTGGCCATGGAGCTTCTCAAGTATCATTCACTAACTCATGGAATTGTTATGGGAGGTTCAGCTAGAAGAGCTGAAGCTGAAACCATCGCCAGAGGGGTAAACCTATTGATAGCAACTCCTGGTCGGCTTCTAGATCACCTTCAAAATACAAAGAGGTTCATACATAATAACTTGAAG TGCCTTATGATTGATGAAGCTGACAGGATATTAGAAGCAAACTTTGAGGATGAAATGAAGCAGATTATTAAGATCCTCCCAAAG AACAGGCAAACAGCTTTATTTTCAGCTACACAAACAAAGAAG GTTGAGGATCTTGCCCGTTTGTCCTTTCAGACCACTCCTATCTATATTGATGTAGATGATGGGAGAAACAAG GTCACAAATGAAGGATTGCAGCAGGGCTATGTTGTTGTTCCCTGTGCCAAACGATTTACCGTTCTCTATTCCTTCTTGAAAAGGAATAAGTCGAAAAAAGTGATGGTCTTTTTATCTTCATGCAACTCTGTGAAATTCCATGCGGACCTTCTTAATCTCATTCATATGAATTGCTCAAGTATTCATGGAAAACAAAAGCAGCAGGCCCGGACAACTACATTTTTTGACTTCTGCAAAGCAGAAACAGGGATCTTGCTATGTACTGATGTTGCCGCTCGTGGACTTGACATACCTGCCGTG GACTGGATTGTGCAATATGACCCACCCGATGAACCAAAG GAATATATCCACAGGGTTGGTAGAACAGCTCGTGGGGAAGGTGGAAAAGGAAATGCCTTGCTTTTCCTGATTCCTGAAGAGCTGCAATTTCTTCGCTACCTGAAG GAAGCTAAGGTCCCAGTGAAAGAATATGCATATGATGAAAAGAAGGTGGCAAATGTACAGTCTCACATG GAGAATTTGGTAGCCAACAATTATTATTTGAACAAGATGGCCAAAGAAGCTTATAGATCATACATATTAGCATACGATTCACATTCCATGAAGGATATATTCAACGTTCACAGTCTTGATTTGCAG GCCGTTGCTGCTTCATTCTGTTTTTCAAACCCACCAAAAGTGAGTCTGAACATTAACGGCAgtaagaaaaggaagaaaatgcgTCAAGTTGATGGAAGTAAACATGGATTCGGCCACAACAATCCTTATGGAAGCAGGGGAAATGCTGACGATCAGCGGCAGTTTGTGAGGTATTAG
- the LOC130711796 gene encoding probable LRR receptor-like serine/threonine-protein kinase At5g63710 isoform X1 — MCQLNFRRGPVKTLTTWLIFLFVFKFSYAVQDPDVEGEALLDVLKDLNDSNNRITDWDKFLVSPCFSWSHVNCKNGHVISLSLASLEFAGTLSPSIAKLKYLVSLELQNNHLSGPLPDSISNLTYLQYLNLAGNNFNGSLPATWGQLTSLKNLDLSSNALSGSVPVQLFSVPMFNFSNTDLHCDSNLEQPCVSKSEHPATTNRSKVAKAIRFASCGVFAILFLGAIFSYRYHKMQRRKNEVFVDVSGEDESKISFGQLRRFSWRELQLATRNFSESNVIGQGGFGKVYKGVLPDNTKIAVKRLTDYNNPGGEAAFEREVLLISVAVHRNLLRLIGFCTTLTERILVYPFMENLSVGYRLRDLKPDEKGLDWPTRKRVAFGTAHGLEYLHEQCNPKIIHRDLKAANILLDDDFEAVLGDFGLAKLVDARMTHVTTQVRGTMGHIAPEYLSTGKSSEKTDVFGYGITLLELVTGQRAIDLSRLEEDEDVLLIDHAKKLMRQSRLEDIVDRNLETYDTKEVETILQVALLCTQGSPEDRPSMSEVVKMLQGVGLADKWADWQQLEEARNEELSLMTHQFAWSDESTLDQEAMQLSTAR, encoded by the exons ATGTGTCAACTAAATTTCAGAAGGGGTCCTGTCAAAACATTGACAACATGGCTCATTTTCCTTTTTGTCTTCAAATTCAGTTATGCAGTCCAAGATCCTGATGTAGAAG GTGAAGCTTTGCTTGATGTTTTGAAAGACCTCAATGATTCCAATAATCGAATAACAGACTGGGACAAATTTTTAGTGAGCCCTTGCTTCAGTTGGTCTCATGTGAATTGTAAAAACGGACATGTCATATCTTT GTCCCTGGCTTCACTTGAATTTGCTGGAACACTTTCTCCCTCAATTGCCAAATTGAAATATTTGGTTAGCTT GGAATTGCAGAACAACCATCTTTCAGGCCCCTTACCTGATTCCATTTCCAACTTGACTTACCTACAATATCTAAATCTTGCTGGCAATAATTTTAATGGTTCTTTACCTGCTACATGGGGTCAACTAACCAGTCTAAAGAATTT GGATCTTTCATCTAATGCTCTTAGTGGAAGCGTCCCAGTACAACTCTTTTCAGTTCCAATGTTCAA CTTTTCGAATACGGACCTTCATTGCGACTCTAACTTGGAGCAGCCTTGTGTTTCCAAATCTGAACATCCAG CTACAACAAACAGATCGAAGGTAGCCAAAGCTATACGTTTTGCAAGTTGCGGTGTATTTGCAATTCTGTTTCTCGGGGCTATCTTTTCATATAGATATCATAAAATGCAGAGGCGAAAAAATGAAGTCTTTGTTGATGTCTCAG GTGAAGATGAGAGCAAAATTTCATTTGGgcaattgagaagattttcttggCGCGAACTCCAACTTGCAACTAGAAATTTCAGTGAAAGCAATGTAATTGGCCAGGGTGGCTTTGGAAAAGTGTACAAAGGAGTTCTCCCAGATAACACAAAAATTGCGGTGAAACGCCTCACTGATTATAATAATCCTGGTGGAGAGGCTGCATTCGAGAGAGAAGTTCTTCTTATAAGTGTTGCGGTTCACAGAAACCTCCTAAGATTAATTGGATTCTGTACAACTTTAACTGAAAGAATCCTCGTATACCCTTTCATGGAAAATCTTAGTGTAGGATATAGACTGAGAG ATTTGAAACCTGATGAGAAAGGCTTGGACTGGCCAACAAGGAAGCGTGTGGCTTTTGGTACAGCCCATGGTTTGGAGTATCTACATGAGCAATGCAATCCAAAGATAATACACCGCGACCTAAAGGCTGCGAATATTCTACTAGATGATGATTTTGAAGCTGTTCTAGGTGACTTTGGGCTAGCCAAGCTGGTTGATGCAAGGATGACTCAtgttactactcaagtgaggggCACCATGGGTCATATTGCCCCTGAATATTTGTCAACTGGAAAATCATCTGAGAAGACAGATGTATTTGGATATGGCATCACACTTCTTGAACTAGTCACCGGTCAGCGCGCAATAGACCTCTCTCGGCTTGAAGAGGACGAGGATGTTCTTCTGATTGATCAT GCCAAAAAGCTAATGAGACAAAGCAGGCTAGAAGACATTGTGGATAGAAATTTGGAGACTTATGATACCAAAGAAGTTGAGACTATTCTTCAGGTTGCTTTGCTTTGCACTCAAGGCTCTCCAGAGGATCGTCCGAGCATGTCGGAGGTGGTGAAGATGCTGCAGGGAGTAGGCTTGGCTGATAAATGGGCTGACTGGCAGCAACTTGAAGAGGCTAGGAATGAAGAATTATCACTCATGACTCACCAATTTGCTTGGAGTGATGAATCCACACTTGATCAAGAAGCTATGCAGCTTTCCACAGCAAGATAG
- the LOC130715903 gene encoding ammonium transporter 3 member 1-like: protein MASPPLPVAYQAWTSLAVPDWLNKGDNAWQMIAATLVGIQSMPGLVILYGSIVKKKWAVNSAFMALYAFAAVIICWVSWAYKMSFGEKLLPFWGKAGPALGQRFLLKQAALPATPHYYNDGRLETAEIEPFYPMATMVWFQCVFAAIALVILAGSVLARMSFKAWMMFVPLWLTFSYTIGAFSLWGGGFLFQWGVMDYSGGYVIHLSSGIAGFTAAYWVGPRSKKDRERFPPNNVLLTLAGAGLLWLGWAGFNGGDPYSANTDSSMAVLNTNICAATSLLVWTCLDVIFFKKPSVIGAVQGMITGLVCITPGAGLVQGWAAIVMGVLSGSVPWYTMMVLGKKLKIFQMVDDTLAVFHTHAVAGILGGVLTGLFAEPRLSTLFLPVTNSKGGVYGGSGGVQILKQIVGALFIIGWNIVATSIICFVISFIVPLRMTEEELLIGDDAVHGEEAYALWGDGEKLSLYKDDTTHHNVVMASSGATQDV, encoded by the exons ATGGCTTCTCCTCCTTTGCCGGTAGCATACCAAGCATGGACAAGTCTTGCAGTGCCGGACTGGCTCAACAAAGGAGACAACGCATGGCAAATGATAGCAGCCACCCTCGTCGGCATTCAAAGCATGCCCGGTCTCGTCATCCTCTACGGAAGCATCGTGAAGAAGAAATGGGCCGTCAACTCCGCCTTCATGGCCCTCTACGCGTTCGCGGCTGTCATTATCTGCTGGGTCTCGTGGGCTTACAAGATGTCCTTCGGGGAGAAGCTCCTGCCCTTTTGGGGAAAGGCTGGCCCTGCTCTGGGCCAGCGCTTTCTCTTGAAGCAGGCTGCGCTGCCCGCTACCCCACATTACTACAATGACGGGCGACTGGAGACCGCTGAGATCGAGCCATTTTACCCGATGGCGACCATGGTGTGGTTCCAGTGTGTTTTTGCCGCCATTGCGCTTGTCATCCTGGCCGGATCTGTTCTGGCCAGGATGAGCTTCAAGGCGTGGATGATGTTTGTGCCACTGTGGCTGACTTTTTCTTACACCATTGGTGCGTTTAGTTTGTGGGGTGGCGGATTCTTGTTCCAATGGGGTGTTATGGATTACTCTGGTGGTTATGTCATTCACCTTTCTTCTGGAATTGCTGGCTTCACAGCTGCTTATTGG GTGGGCCCAAGATCGAAGAAGGACAGGGAGAGGTTCCCACCAAACAATGTGTTACTAACGTTGGCAGGGGCAGGGTTACTGTGGTTGGGATGGGCAGGTTTCAACGGAGGAGATCCATACTCAGCCAACACAGACTCTTCCATGGCGGTGCTCAACACCAATATTTGTGCTGCCACCAGCCTCCTCGTGTGGACATGTCTTGATGTTATTTTCTTCAAGAAACCTTCTGTTATTGGAGCCGTTCAGGGCATGATCACTGGTCTTGTATGCATCACTCCTGGCGCTG GTCTTGTTCAAGGGTGGGCTGCCATAGTTATGGGAGTGCTTTCAGGCAGTGTCCCATGGTACACCATGATGGTATTAGGCAAGAAGTTGAAAATATTCCAAATGGTCGATGACACCCTTGCCGTGTTCCACACACACGCCGTGGCGGGCATTCTTGGCGGCGTACTCACCGGCCTCTTCGCCGAGCCACGCctaagcacactcttcctccccGTCACAAATTCCAAAGGAGGAGTCTACGGAGGCTCGGGTGGAGTCCAAATCCTGAAACAGATCGTGGGGGCTCTGTTCATCATTGGATGGAACATTGTGGCCACTTCAATCATCTGTTTTGTTATAAGTTTCATAGTTCCGTTGAGAATGACAGAAGAAGAGTTGTTGATTGGGGATGATGCGGTTCATGGGGAAGAAGCTTATGCATTGTGGGGTGATGGAGAGAAACTTAGCCTCTACAAAGATGATACCACCCACCATAATGTTGTGATGGCGTCAAGTGGTGCCACTCAAGATGTGTAG
- the LOC130714494 gene encoding probable magnesium transporter NIPA6 isoform X1: protein MTSTNFTGFILAVVSSAFIGSSFIIKKKGLQLAGVNGPRASVGGYGYLLQPLWWVGMITMIVGEIANFVAYIYAPAVLVTPLGALSIIVSAVLAHFLLEEKLQKMGMLGCLLCIVGSTVIVLHAPEEMSLSSVQEIWELAVQPAFLSYTAAAIAVTLALVLYIAPRFGQTNILVYVGICSVIGSLTVMSVKAIGIAMKLTLEGANQFFYFQTWIFSTVAITCIIIQLNYLNMALDNFNAAVVSPIYYALFTAFTILASLIMFKDYSGQSISSIVSELCGFITVLSGTTVLHSTREPDPPAITDLYTPLSPRVSWYIQGNGEPWKQKEEDVPPINLITIIRQDHFK, encoded by the exons ATGACCTCAACCAATTTCACCGGTTTCATCTTGGCCGTGGTTTCCAGTGCTTTCATCGGCTCCAGCTTCATCATCAAGAAAAAGGGTCTTCAACTCGCCGGTGTTAACGGTCCTCGTGCCA GTGTTGGTGGCTATGGTTACTTGCTTCAACCTCTCTGGTGGGTCGGAATGATTACCA TGATTGTTGGAGAGATAGCGAATTTCGTTGCATACATTTACGCCCCGGCTGTGCTTGTTACTCCACTTGGTGCTTTGAGTATTATTGTTAG TGCTGTCTTAGCGCATTTCCTCTTGGAGGAGAAGCTGCAGAAAATGGGCATGCTGGGGTGTCTTCTATGCATTGTGGGATCTACTGTTATTGTGCTCCATGCTCCTGAAGAGATGTCTCTTAGTTCTGTGCAAGAAATTTGGGAACTGGCCGTTCAACCCG CGTTCCTCTCGTACACGGCCGCAGCCATTGCCGTGACATTGGCTCTTGTTTTGTATATTGCGCCCCGCTTTGGCCAGACTAATATTTTGGTTTATGTTGGAATATGCTCTGTAATTGGGTCCTTAACT GTCATGAGTGTGAAAGCAATTGGCATTGCAATGAAACTTACATTAGAAGGCGCAAACCAGTTTTTCTACTTTCAGACATGGATTTTTTCTACGGTTGCTATTACCTGCATCATTATCCAGCTAAATTACCTTAATATG GCACTGGATAACTTTAATGCAGCAGTTGTTTCTCCAATCTATTATGCATTGTTCACAGCTTTTACAATATTAGCCAGTTTAATCATGTTTAAG GACTATTCTGGTCAAAGTATAAGCAGTATTGTGTCAGAGTTATGTGGTTTCATCACTGTTTTATCTGGAACAACTGTATTGCACAGTACAAGAGAACCGGATCCTCCAGCCATTACAG ATTTATATACACCATTGTCTCCTAGAGTATCATGGTATATCCAAGGCAATGGTGAACCCTGGAAACAGAAAGAGGAAGATGTTCCACCCATTAATTTAATCACAATTATACGGCAAGATCATTTCAAGTGA
- the LOC130711796 gene encoding probable LRR receptor-like serine/threonine-protein kinase At5g63710 isoform X2 encodes MCQLNFRRGPVKTLTTWLIFLFVFKFSYAVQDPDVEGEALLDVLKDLNDSNNRITDWDKFLVSPCFSWSHVNCKNGHVISLSLASLEFAGTLSPSIAKLKYLVSLDLSSNALSGSVPVQLFSVPMFNFSNTDLHCDSNLEQPCVSKSEHPATTNRSKVAKAIRFASCGVFAILFLGAIFSYRYHKMQRRKNEVFVDVSGEDESKISFGQLRRFSWRELQLATRNFSESNVIGQGGFGKVYKGVLPDNTKIAVKRLTDYNNPGGEAAFEREVLLISVAVHRNLLRLIGFCTTLTERILVYPFMENLSVGYRLRDLKPDEKGLDWPTRKRVAFGTAHGLEYLHEQCNPKIIHRDLKAANILLDDDFEAVLGDFGLAKLVDARMTHVTTQVRGTMGHIAPEYLSTGKSSEKTDVFGYGITLLELVTGQRAIDLSRLEEDEDVLLIDHAKKLMRQSRLEDIVDRNLETYDTKEVETILQVALLCTQGSPEDRPSMSEVVKMLQGVGLADKWADWQQLEEARNEELSLMTHQFAWSDESTLDQEAMQLSTAR; translated from the exons ATGTGTCAACTAAATTTCAGAAGGGGTCCTGTCAAAACATTGACAACATGGCTCATTTTCCTTTTTGTCTTCAAATTCAGTTATGCAGTCCAAGATCCTGATGTAGAAG GTGAAGCTTTGCTTGATGTTTTGAAAGACCTCAATGATTCCAATAATCGAATAACAGACTGGGACAAATTTTTAGTGAGCCCTTGCTTCAGTTGGTCTCATGTGAATTGTAAAAACGGACATGTCATATCTTT GTCCCTGGCTTCACTTGAATTTGCTGGAACACTTTCTCCCTCAATTGCCAAATTGAAATATTTGGTTAGCTT GGATCTTTCATCTAATGCTCTTAGTGGAAGCGTCCCAGTACAACTCTTTTCAGTTCCAATGTTCAA CTTTTCGAATACGGACCTTCATTGCGACTCTAACTTGGAGCAGCCTTGTGTTTCCAAATCTGAACATCCAG CTACAACAAACAGATCGAAGGTAGCCAAAGCTATACGTTTTGCAAGTTGCGGTGTATTTGCAATTCTGTTTCTCGGGGCTATCTTTTCATATAGATATCATAAAATGCAGAGGCGAAAAAATGAAGTCTTTGTTGATGTCTCAG GTGAAGATGAGAGCAAAATTTCATTTGGgcaattgagaagattttcttggCGCGAACTCCAACTTGCAACTAGAAATTTCAGTGAAAGCAATGTAATTGGCCAGGGTGGCTTTGGAAAAGTGTACAAAGGAGTTCTCCCAGATAACACAAAAATTGCGGTGAAACGCCTCACTGATTATAATAATCCTGGTGGAGAGGCTGCATTCGAGAGAGAAGTTCTTCTTATAAGTGTTGCGGTTCACAGAAACCTCCTAAGATTAATTGGATTCTGTACAACTTTAACTGAAAGAATCCTCGTATACCCTTTCATGGAAAATCTTAGTGTAGGATATAGACTGAGAG ATTTGAAACCTGATGAGAAAGGCTTGGACTGGCCAACAAGGAAGCGTGTGGCTTTTGGTACAGCCCATGGTTTGGAGTATCTACATGAGCAATGCAATCCAAAGATAATACACCGCGACCTAAAGGCTGCGAATATTCTACTAGATGATGATTTTGAAGCTGTTCTAGGTGACTTTGGGCTAGCCAAGCTGGTTGATGCAAGGATGACTCAtgttactactcaagtgaggggCACCATGGGTCATATTGCCCCTGAATATTTGTCAACTGGAAAATCATCTGAGAAGACAGATGTATTTGGATATGGCATCACACTTCTTGAACTAGTCACCGGTCAGCGCGCAATAGACCTCTCTCGGCTTGAAGAGGACGAGGATGTTCTTCTGATTGATCAT GCCAAAAAGCTAATGAGACAAAGCAGGCTAGAAGACATTGTGGATAGAAATTTGGAGACTTATGATACCAAAGAAGTTGAGACTATTCTTCAGGTTGCTTTGCTTTGCACTCAAGGCTCTCCAGAGGATCGTCCGAGCATGTCGGAGGTGGTGAAGATGCTGCAGGGAGTAGGCTTGGCTGATAAATGGGCTGACTGGCAGCAACTTGAAGAGGCTAGGAATGAAGAATTATCACTCATGACTCACCAATTTGCTTGGAGTGATGAATCCACACTTGATCAAGAAGCTATGCAGCTTTCCACAGCAAGATAG